The Brasilonema sennae CENA114 genome includes a region encoding these proteins:
- a CDS encoding RRXRR domain-containing protein: MWRYLFPKTRYRKPRFLNRTRPKGWLAPSLIALKFLIILKLKGKSIC, encoded by the coding sequence CTGTGGCGGTATTTATTTCCCAAAACTCGTTATCGCAAACCCAGATTCCTAAATCGCACTCGACCAAAAGGATGGCTCGCGCCTAGCCTGATCGCTCTCAAATTCCTCATTATTCTCAAATTAAAAGGAAAGTCAATATGTTAA